A portion of the Paenibacillus hamazuiensis genome contains these proteins:
- a CDS encoding S-layer homology domain-containing protein, which produces MEALAPVVPPGVTLGGIAGYRSDGTPIAGRSSALTIAIDGPCDSGASLTATDAGGRKYTGQLMQVFGAAWSHRFNPSSAGLTGSLLSIEIVGCGPVRSFGIVLIDPSGIVYNAARGDERTWPLPDATVILEYYDPSLNEWVKMNEDDYPGKLSPVTNPQNTGEDGRYAWDAAAGRYRVVVSRPGFQPAVSRIVDVPPAVTDLHVGLTPVDHTAPSLTVASVTYGETYTHPVTMPFSASDEQSGVRYISYRLDGGEENKINGAGGSLSVNSPGFHTVRFTAVDHAGNEQVKQVAFTIALSPEPEPGSHADLTSLQLTGAVLNPAFAPGTTSYSSVVASGVSAVTVTASVYDAAYATVKARVYDSSGSQVSGPHLLSSGVASPPLPLKTGSNVIKLLVTAQDDTAKTYTVTVTREAPSSGGGHGSSGDDSGSSDGGSVSPGGSGAASGDAAEDGWTRLRILIDGKQFDRIAAAASSQEGGVSVFTVKVDAAQLAAQLAEAGNKPVIVIPTTANADKVTVVLTGDAVKSLESKMAVLEIRTSLGNYVLPAAEVRIDSLSKQLEGGDKLREIQVKVDIAKGDSAKAKWLENAAVRERFTVVVPPVDFTVTASFNGKKVNAINNNAYPNSEVQIPLPDDSDPGKMTTAIVPEEDGSIRHVPTSMTMRSGKYEAIVRGLTSGTYSLIWHPAAFADVEGHWAESAVNDMGARMIINGVDENRFGPDAAITRAELAAIIVRALGLSYTGEPAVFTDVKAGDWYAGAVAKAYEYGIIEGYEDLSFRPANTITRQEGMMIIARVMKLVGLNANTGAASEEALLSPFADGGEVQGWARREVAAAISVGLIGGSADGLQPNREMSRAETAVIVQRLLEKAGLIGNKY; this is translated from the coding sequence ATGGAAGCTTTGGCGCCGGTCGTACCGCCCGGCGTTACGCTCGGAGGAATTGCCGGGTATCGAAGCGACGGTACGCCGATAGCCGGAAGATCATCCGCGCTTACGATTGCTATCGACGGCCCGTGCGATTCGGGTGCCTCTTTAACGGCAACGGATGCCGGCGGGCGGAAATATACGGGCCAGCTTATGCAGGTCTTCGGGGCTGCTTGGTCACATCGGTTTAATCCGTCCTCTGCGGGATTAACGGGTTCGCTTTTGTCGATAGAAATCGTTGGCTGTGGACCGGTACGTTCGTTTGGCATAGTGCTGATCGATCCAAGCGGAATTGTATACAATGCGGCGCGCGGGGACGAACGGACCTGGCCGCTGCCGGACGCTACGGTAATATTGGAATATTACGATCCTTCGTTAAACGAGTGGGTCAAAATGAACGAGGACGATTATCCGGGTAAACTGTCCCCGGTTACCAACCCGCAGAATACCGGGGAGGACGGCCGCTACGCGTGGGATGCGGCAGCGGGTCGATACCGGGTCGTCGTCAGCCGCCCAGGCTTTCAACCCGCAGTCAGCCGTATTGTCGACGTACCGCCTGCCGTAACGGATCTTCATGTCGGATTAACTCCAGTGGATCATACGGCGCCAAGCCTTACGGTCGCTTCCGTCACCTACGGCGAAACTTATACACATCCCGTTACGATGCCGTTTAGCGCTTCCGACGAACAATCCGGCGTCCGGTATATCTCATATCGATTGGATGGCGGCGAAGAGAACAAAATAAATGGCGCCGGCGGCTCCTTATCCGTGAACTCACCGGGTTTCCATACCGTTCGCTTTACAGCCGTCGACCACGCCGGCAATGAACAGGTTAAACAAGTTGCGTTTACGATTGCCCTGTCGCCGGAGCCCGAGCCCGGCAGCCATGCTGATCTAACCTCGCTGCAGCTGACGGGCGCCGTGCTGAATCCGGCGTTCGCCCCCGGTACGACAAGTTATTCGTCGGTTGTCGCAAGCGGCGTATCGGCGGTGACGGTAACGGCATCGGTATACGACGCGGCCTATGCCACGGTGAAGGCGCGCGTTTACGACAGCAGCGGCTCGCAGGTGAGCGGGCCGCATCTCCTGTCGAGCGGCGTAGCGTCTCCCCCGCTTCCGCTAAAAACGGGCAGCAACGTGATCAAGCTGCTTGTAACCGCGCAGGACGACACAGCCAAGACGTACACGGTGACGGTTACGCGCGAGGCCCCGTCGTCGGGCGGTGGACACGGTTCATCAGGAGATGATTCCGGATCATCGGACGGCGGCTCCGTATCACCGGGTGGCAGCGGGGCAGCCAGCGGTGACGCCGCTGAGGACGGTTGGACACGGCTTCGAATTCTCATCGACGGCAAACAATTTGATCGGATCGCTGCGGCCGCCTCTTCGCAGGAGGGAGGAGTATCCGTATTTACGGTGAAGGTCGATGCGGCCCAATTGGCGGCGCAGCTTGCGGAAGCCGGAAACAAGCCGGTGATCGTTATTCCAACGACGGCAAATGCGGATAAAGTGACGGTAGTTTTGACCGGGGATGCGGTGAAATCACTGGAAAGCAAGATGGCCGTTTTGGAAATTCGGACATCTCTAGGCAACTATGTGTTACCCGCGGCGGAAGTACGGATCGATTCCTTATCGAAGCAGCTTGAAGGAGGAGATAAGCTCCGGGAAATCCAGGTGAAGGTCGACATTGCCAAAGGAGATAGCGCCAAAGCCAAATGGTTGGAAAATGCCGCAGTCCGGGAACGTTTCACCGTCGTCGTTCCGCCGGTCGATTTTACCGTGACTGCCTCGTTCAACGGCAAGAAGGTGAACGCAATCAATAACAACGCGTACCCGAATTCGGAGGTTCAAATTCCGCTTCCGGACGACTCGGATCCGGGAAAAATGACAACCGCAATTGTGCCGGAAGAGGACGGATCGATCCGCCATGTTCCTACTTCCATGACAATGCGAAGCGGGAAGTATGAAGCGATCGTCCGCGGCTTGACAAGCGGCACGTACTCCCTTATTTGGCATCCCGCAGCATTTGCCGATGTCGAAGGTCACTGGGCCGAGTCTGCGGTGAACGACATGGGGGCGCGGATGATCATAAACGGAGTGGATGAGAACCGTTTCGGACCGGATGCCGCGATTACCCGTGCGGAGCTTGCAGCGATCATCGTAAGGGCGCTAGGCTTGTCCTATACCGGGGAACCGGCTGTCTTCACCGATGTGAAAGCCGGCGACTGGTATGCCGGCGCGGTTGCGAAAGCGTACGAGTATGGGATCATCGAAGGATATGAGGACCTTTCGTTCCGGCCGGCAAATACGATCACCCGTCAAGAAGGTATGATGATCATCGCGCGTGTGATGAAGCTTGTGGGACTGAATGCGAACACCGGCGCTGCTAGCGAGGAAGCGTTGTTATCCCCATTTGCGGACGGCGGGGAAGTGCAAGGCTGGGCCAGGCGGGAGGTTGCTGCCGCCATATCAGTCGGTTTGATCGGCGGCTCCGCTGACGGTTTGCAGCCGAACCGCGAAATGTCCAGAGCGGAAACGGCAGTCATCGTTCAGCGGCTGCTGGAGAAAGCCGGACTGATCGGGAACAAATATTAG
- a CDS encoding serine hydrolase domain-containing protein gives MNIYRELARNGSKIRSACAKSAIILFVSIAIFNFFGQNALAQAAVTDEDIDRFIQAKMEKNSIPGLSVAITRGDRVVLAKGYGKTDGQTPVSADTPFAVASLSKSFTAFAVMQLAEEGLIDLDAPLARYVKSFRLNDRRGSAITIRQLMKHTSGVTDTAYPDMTVNGGWNKADSAYRNTVDL, from the coding sequence GTGAATATTTACCGAGAACTTGCAAGAAATGGCTCAAAGATCAGGTCGGCATGCGCCAAATCCGCTATAATTTTGTTCGTCAGCATCGCTATTTTCAACTTTTTCGGGCAAAACGCCCTTGCTCAGGCAGCCGTTACCGATGAGGATATCGACCGGTTTATTCAAGCGAAAATGGAGAAAAACAGCATACCCGGACTATCTGTCGCGATTACCCGCGGCGACCGGGTCGTACTGGCAAAAGGATACGGGAAAACGGACGGTCAAACTCCTGTTTCGGCGGATACTCCGTTTGCCGTCGCTTCGTTAAGCAAGTCGTTCACGGCATTCGCCGTGATGCAGCTGGCTGAGGAAGGCCTCATTGATTTGGATGCCCCGCTTGCCCGATATGTCAAATCGTTTCGGTTAAACGATCGCCGCGGTTCTGCAATCACAATACGGCAGTTGATGAAACACACCAGCGGTGTAACCGATACGGCATATCCCGATATGACTGTAAACGGAGGATGGAACAAAGCTGATTCGGCATACCGGAATACTGTGGACCTATAA
- a CDS encoding Lrp/AsnC family transcriptional regulator codes for MDQTDYKILSALHENARMPISELSRMIAMSQPAVTERLRKLEEQGVIKGYRAELSPGKLGKLTSAFVLFKSSNCKDFLAFCESSPEVVELYRISGEYNYLMKVLTENNETFAKFLDACNPLGFSLPLMVLTTQFEDKNVAAAAISHMQPVPMLKGL; via the coding sequence ATGGACCAAACCGATTACAAAATTTTGTCGGCACTGCACGAAAACGCCCGTATGCCGATTTCCGAGCTCAGCCGGATGATCGCGATGTCACAGCCGGCTGTGACGGAAAGACTTCGCAAGCTGGAGGAACAGGGCGTTATCAAAGGTTACCGCGCGGAGCTGTCGCCCGGCAAGCTGGGCAAGCTTACGAGCGCGTTCGTTTTGTTTAAATCGAGCAACTGCAAAGACTTTCTTGCTTTTTGCGAATCGTCACCGGAAGTTGTTGAGCTTTACAGAATCAGCGGAGAGTACAATTATTTGATGAAGGTGCTCACCGAAAACAATGAAACGTTCGCCAAATTCCTCGATGCCTGCAATCCGCTTGGATTTTCGCTGCCCCTGATGGTTCTCACGACGCAATTCGAGGATAAAAATGTTGCTGCAGCCGCCATTTCGCATATGCAGCCGGTGCCTATGCTGAAGGGATTGTAA
- a CDS encoding copper amine oxidase N-terminal domain-containing protein — MRKVEFHLRIHAGKSKAAKIGLLAAALLASSFGSAYAAVNLEPINAFFNRGVSFVLKGELWQPKDEDGKPLTAIFYNGNNYLPVRALAEALKTPIDYDQENQKIYIGGKPAEKTAIFAMPMEIDNIYAILSKDAKDTLVKNKQYQEVLKIDQYGDVIFTLDRKFKRLVLDAAVISPGEHEVEFSLYNVGEAAANTALTVLEKHTVSPKDEVKRLVFNVEGLEKAKIHVQSPNLNPYIYARILDTSYFDNGDPSAGSSTRETGIK, encoded by the coding sequence ATGAGGAAGGTGGAGTTTCACTTGCGGATTCATGCGGGAAAATCAAAAGCGGCAAAGATCGGATTATTGGCTGCCGCGCTGTTGGCCAGCTCGTTCGGGTCGGCATATGCAGCAGTCAATCTGGAGCCGATCAATGCTTTTTTTAACCGGGGCGTGTCGTTCGTATTGAAAGGCGAATTATGGCAGCCCAAGGACGAGGACGGCAAGCCGCTGACGGCGATATTTTACAACGGCAACAACTACTTGCCGGTCCGCGCCTTGGCCGAAGCGCTGAAAACGCCGATCGATTACGATCAGGAAAACCAAAAAATTTACATCGGCGGCAAACCTGCAGAAAAAACGGCGATTTTTGCCATGCCGATGGAGATCGACAATATTTACGCGATATTGTCGAAAGACGCCAAGGACACGCTGGTTAAAAACAAGCAGTACCAGGAAGTGCTGAAAATCGATCAATACGGGGACGTTATTTTCACGCTTGACCGCAAATTCAAGCGGCTCGTTCTCGATGCCGCCGTCATCAGCCCGGGGGAACACGAGGTGGAATTTTCGCTGTATAACGTCGGGGAAGCGGCTGCAAACACGGCCCTTACGGTGCTGGAAAAGCATACCGTCAGCCCGAAGGACGAAGTGAAGCGGCTCGTATTTAATGTGGAAGGTTTGGAGAAAGCCAAAATTCACGTGCAAAGCCCGAATTTGAATCCGTATATTTATGCGAGAATTTTAGATACTTCCTATTTCGATAACGGGGATCCTTCCGCCGGCAGCAGCACAAGAGAGACGGGAATCAAATGA
- a CDS encoding AAA family ATPase: MAHCCFQLLGSLKITFDGEDLTLAVPGGKAKLLLAYCILSSDVPLSRKQIAFDFWPDTTEKQALTNLRKLLHDLRENVPQIERCLKITSACIQWNDEIGLRSDVREFERMAQGQTVYELSQAEELYKGRLLPGFYAEWLDARRELLEQTYLGVLDRLIAILESRREYAAALCFANKLLIQNKFREETYRTLMRLHALNHDMAGAALVFRQMHRTWQDELGLSPAEETVQLLEKLSTGGGESSTGAQTGLIGRIAEWQFLWSAWKQAAAGESAMLILKGEAGIGKTRLAQEFRMAAESGGHRTAFAGCYPSVSALSYRPITDWLRCLRMPPLSPVWLSELARLLPELLEQYPGLPQPSPIQEKWQLGRWYEAIERVLAASGPLLLILDDLQWCDGETLQLLSFLLRSDSRSGFLVIATMRTEEDPGESFEPFAAGLRDARKLAEIELAPLSEEETKRLAAAAVGEELASRHATGLYAETGGNPLFIVETLREWQTAGGGGEFRLSPLVDTVIENRIGKLPAICRMVASAIAAVGRPVPPALMAMVMKMDEDEIIEPIGHLVQVKILQEGRDGKYDFTHDRLREAAYKLMNESGRRRCHRRIADGLSAVHPGQSEAAAEIAFHYEHAGMAKEAAEHYEAAAKAAEEIYANETRIRYYRKLCALLPPGQTLPILMKLGDALIMTGDWSEAENTYRRWLERSGASADIRERSLCDVALGNCLRLQGKYEEAGFHLERALRCFEMLEDTSGLRFVYVTLGILHYYRGNFAKVLDISKRIATLPDDGRSTRDDCRFYGILGHLHYDQCEYEQAIHWIKKQIGLASEIRDKYSVEQAMGVLAMVYMDIDEMDRAFDLLVDKMEISKSIGDRMGFANALGMLGKHYWYLGHYAHAAPCIIFCLEEAVAIKDWRIAAIMLSFEGRNLLAEQRLEEAELPLERSIRLFRLLDTPYFACETLYFMSLLKQRRQQYESAMESAEEALRMADRLQRKDMQASLRTLLLQLRTELRWLSPGAAAAELENMLTQYPRGPEQAAIRFALWRLNPDSSECRVNAAALNRALYRKSGKRQYLDRCRELDGFSHAAEARRLPQIAAEAAGRSKVSAQALEEIDRYLNR; encoded by the coding sequence ATGGCACACTGCTGCTTTCAACTGCTCGGAAGCTTGAAAATAACTTTCGACGGAGAAGACTTGACGCTGGCTGTTCCCGGCGGAAAAGCCAAGCTGCTGCTCGCCTACTGCATTCTCTCCTCAGACGTGCCGCTTAGCCGAAAGCAGATTGCATTTGACTTTTGGCCGGATACCACAGAGAAGCAAGCTTTGACCAATTTGCGCAAGCTGCTTCACGATTTGCGCGAAAACGTTCCGCAAATCGAACGCTGCCTCAAGATCACTTCAGCATGCATCCAGTGGAACGATGAAATCGGGCTCCGCTCGGATGTGCGCGAGTTTGAACGGATGGCGCAAGGACAAACCGTTTACGAGCTGAGCCAGGCCGAAGAGCTCTACAAGGGGAGGCTTCTACCCGGATTTTATGCGGAATGGCTGGATGCGAGACGGGAGCTGCTGGAGCAAACATACCTTGGCGTGCTTGACAGGCTCATTGCGATTTTGGAAAGCCGGCGGGAGTACGCGGCCGCCCTTTGTTTTGCGAACAAACTGCTGATCCAAAATAAGTTCCGGGAAGAAACGTACCGCACGCTGATGCGGCTGCATGCGCTGAATCATGATATGGCGGGAGCCGCCCTCGTTTTCCGTCAAATGCATCGCACTTGGCAGGACGAACTGGGACTTTCTCCTGCGGAAGAAACGGTGCAGCTGCTGGAGAAGCTTTCGACAGGCGGCGGCGAGTCTTCCACTGGCGCACAAACCGGGCTGATCGGTCGAATAGCCGAATGGCAGTTTCTTTGGAGTGCATGGAAGCAGGCGGCTGCCGGCGAAAGTGCGATGCTGATCCTGAAGGGGGAGGCGGGCATCGGCAAAACGAGACTGGCGCAGGAGTTCAGGATGGCGGCGGAGAGCGGGGGACATCGGACGGCGTTCGCCGGCTGCTACCCGTCGGTAAGCGCATTATCCTACCGCCCGATAACGGACTGGCTTCGTTGTTTGCGTATGCCGCCGCTGAGTCCGGTTTGGCTGTCCGAGCTGGCGCGGCTGCTCCCGGAGCTGCTGGAGCAATATCCCGGCTTGCCGCAGCCGAGTCCCATTCAGGAAAAATGGCAGCTGGGCAGGTGGTATGAAGCGATAGAGCGGGTGCTGGCCGCAAGCGGGCCGCTCCTGCTTATTCTGGACGATTTGCAGTGGTGCGACGGGGAGACGCTGCAGCTGCTGTCGTTTCTTCTCCGCAGCGACTCCAGATCCGGATTTCTCGTTATCGCAACGATGAGAACGGAAGAGGATCCGGGCGAATCGTTCGAACCGTTTGCCGCCGGACTTCGGGACGCCAGGAAGCTGGCGGAAATCGAGCTGGCTCCGCTCAGCGAGGAAGAAACGAAGCGGCTTGCGGCCGCTGCTGTCGGCGAGGAGCTGGCAAGCCGCCATGCGACCGGATTATATGCGGAGACCGGAGGAAATCCGCTGTTTATTGTCGAGACGCTGCGCGAATGGCAAACGGCCGGCGGTGGCGGCGAGTTTCGTCTGTCGCCGCTCGTGGATACCGTCATCGAAAACCGGATCGGCAAGCTTCCGGCGATCTGCCGCATGGTTGCATCGGCGATCGCCGCTGTCGGCAGGCCGGTACCTCCGGCGTTAATGGCTATGGTAATGAAGATGGATGAAGATGAGATCATCGAACCGATCGGGCACCTCGTTCAGGTAAAAATTTTGCAGGAGGGAAGGGACGGGAAGTACGATTTTACACACGACCGGCTGAGGGAAGCCGCTTACAAGCTGATGAACGAAAGCGGCCGCCGAAGATGTCACAGGCGAATCGCCGATGGCTTAAGCGCTGTTCATCCCGGACAATCGGAAGCGGCAGCGGAAATCGCCTTTCATTACGAGCATGCGGGTATGGCGAAGGAAGCGGCTGAACATTATGAAGCGGCGGCGAAGGCGGCGGAAGAAATTTACGCGAATGAAACGAGGATCCGGTACTACCGGAAGCTGTGTGCGCTGCTGCCTCCCGGGCAAACGCTGCCGATCCTGATGAAACTCGGAGATGCCTTGATCATGACGGGGGACTGGAGCGAAGCGGAAAATACTTACCGGCGCTGGCTCGAACGTTCCGGCGCTTCAGCCGACATTCGCGAACGATCCTTGTGTGATGTCGCGCTGGGCAACTGCCTGCGATTGCAGGGGAAATATGAGGAAGCCGGTTTTCATTTGGAACGGGCGCTGCGCTGCTTCGAAATGTTGGAGGACACCTCCGGCCTGAGGTTCGTCTACGTAACGCTCGGCATCCTGCATTATTATCGGGGAAATTTCGCAAAGGTGCTTGATATCTCGAAGAGGATCGCGACCTTGCCGGACGATGGCAGGAGTACCCGGGACGACTGCCGGTTTTACGGCATTTTGGGTCATCTGCATTACGATCAATGCGAATACGAACAAGCGATTCATTGGATCAAAAAGCAAATCGGGCTTGCTTCGGAGATCCGCGACAAGTACTCCGTCGAGCAGGCGATGGGCGTACTTGCGATGGTGTATATGGACATCGATGAAATGGACCGGGCTTTCGATCTGCTCGTCGACAAGATGGAGATCAGCAAGTCGATCGGAGACCGGATGGGCTTCGCCAACGCACTCGGCATGCTCGGCAAACATTATTGGTATCTCGGGCATTATGCACACGCGGCGCCCTGCATCATCTTCTGTCTTGAGGAAGCCGTAGCGATCAAAGATTGGCGAATCGCGGCCATCATGCTCAGCTTCGAAGGGCGCAACCTTCTGGCCGAGCAGCGGCTCGAGGAGGCCGAACTACCGCTCGAACGCTCGATTCGTCTGTTCCGGCTGCTGGACACGCCTTACTTTGCATGCGAAACGCTCTATTTCATGAGCCTGCTGAAGCAGCGCCGGCAGCAGTATGAAAGCGCCATGGAGAGCGCGGAAGAAGCGCTGAGGATGGCCGACCGGCTGCAGCGTAAAGACATGCAGGCGAGCCTCCGGACGCTTCTTCTGCAGTTAAGGACGGAGCTGAGGTGGCTGAGTCCCGGTGCCGCGGCTGCGGAGCTGGAAAATATGCTGACGCAATATCCGCGCGGGCCCGAACAGGCCGCCATTCGCTTCGCGTTGTGGCGGCTGAATCCCGATTCGTCCGAGTGCCGGGTCAATGCGGCAGCCCTTAACCGGGCGCTGTACCGCAAGTCGGGCAAGCGGCAATATCTGGATCGCTGCCGCGAGCTTGACGGCTTCAGCCATGCCGCCGAGGCGCGCCGGCTGCCGCAGATCGCGGCCGAAGCTGCGGGACGCAGCAAGGTTTCGGCCCAAGCGCTGGAAGAAATCGACCGATATTTGAACCGGTAA
- a CDS encoding NADH:flavin oxidoreductase translates to MTVTLTDSVKIGGLTLKNRLIMAPLQQYMGTPEGYATNHHIEFYGRRARHVALVVVESTAVSPNGRLFPSDIGIFTDRHVEPLRKITDAVHAQHTPVFVQLSHGGRKSSPEVTKRLIAPSAIAFDDNYGTPEALSLTDIESVVMEYRLAAKRSVQAGFDGIEIHAAHGFLIHQFMSPLSNKRTDAYGGAPENRARFLKEVLQAIREEVGRDYPVTVRISATDYAEGGLTPGDWAIMLKPLESGLDAIHVSTGGLVPVQPADVYTAYQLPHAAAIKPHFGIPVIAVGKIYTRSLADRILGDRLADMIAIGRPLIEDPDYAERLLMTRERQDDGERLTVLK, encoded by the coding sequence ATGACAGTAACATTAACCGATTCTGTTAAGATTGGCGGATTAACTTTAAAAAACCGGCTGATTATGGCGCCGCTGCAGCAGTATATGGGAACCCCCGAAGGTTATGCCACGAACCATCATATCGAATTTTACGGCCGAAGAGCGCGGCATGTCGCCCTCGTCGTTGTGGAATCGACCGCCGTCTCGCCGAACGGCAGACTGTTTCCGAGCGACATCGGCATTTTCACCGACCGGCATGTCGAGCCCTTGCGGAAAATAACGGACGCCGTCCATGCGCAGCATACCCCCGTCTTCGTCCAGCTGTCGCATGGCGGAAGGAAATCTTCCCCCGAAGTGACGAAACGGCTCATCGCACCGAGTGCGATCGCCTTTGACGATAACTACGGGACCCCCGAGGCGCTGTCCCTCACCGATATCGAGAGCGTCGTCATGGAATACCGCTTGGCGGCAAAACGCAGCGTGCAGGCCGGATTTGACGGCATCGAAATTCATGCCGCGCACGGTTTTTTAATCCATCAATTTATGTCGCCGTTGTCCAACAAACGGACGGATGCCTATGGCGGCGCCCCGGAAAACAGAGCCAGATTTTTAAAAGAGGTGCTTCAGGCGATTAGAGAGGAAGTGGGGAGAGATTATCCGGTGACCGTCCGCATTTCCGCCACCGATTATGCCGAAGGCGGGCTAACCCCCGGGGATTGGGCGATCATGCTGAAGCCGCTGGAGTCCGGGCTGGATGCTATCCATGTCTCTACGGGAGGGCTTGTTCCGGTACAGCCTGCCGATGTTTACACCGCTTATCAGCTGCCTCATGCCGCTGCGATCAAACCGCATTTCGGCATTCCGGTCATCGCCGTCGGCAAAATTTATACCCGCAGCCTCGCGGACCGGATCCTCGGTGACCGGCTAGCCGACATGATCGCGATCGGCCGCCCTCTTATCGAGGATCCGGATTATGCGGAACGTTTATTAATGACCCGTGAACGTCAAGATGACGGAGAACGGTTAACGGTTTTAAAATAA
- a CDS encoding S-layer homology domain-containing protein, translating into MRKTGQARFGGRRSWEIAAKKSLAVFMAFMLLYVVWPMKELEAARITRFSISDGEKPYLIAGVEYAIFYDSDKASTTKVVDYTEYSIDNGGIWRYLPRSDGSNNCFQGCIRMPIDPQITSALIRVGADFIPLIGSRTHSEKTVGPYKILQPADPTDFTATPGNDGTITLTWNDNSNMESSYRIIRYGPDGTKQFYANNTTDHIGPLSYVDNQTDKSKSTIYVYSLSAVIDKYELPEDLQPGSSNVIAKSKVPINPLDKWKLPLDVSVIVPSDNKKIDYVSKIVEKYPIIASAFDKLDFSSLKLNKNSMELKPGESETLSASFSPANTANQKIKWSSSSTGVAEVDANGKVTGKKQGIAKITVETENGSLSDVCTVHVIMPGEPPKPQGETSPEPPDKSPEPPAEMPIFSDIAGHKAGAEISAAAALGFIGGYPDGTFRPDANVTRAEFATMLIKALKPKVTVSGTEMTFADLDQIGVWAISYVAEAVKLEIINGYEDFTFRPNANITHAEMIAMVIRASGLKTDNAQQTGLADDAEIPGWAKPSVSKAMETGIIIVGGLPDRKFSPQAMSTRAEAASAIVRMLEAGRKK; encoded by the coding sequence ATGAGGAAAACCGGTCAGGCACGCTTTGGAGGCAGGCGGTCCTGGGAGATAGCAGCCAAGAAATCTTTGGCTGTTTTCATGGCTTTCATGCTGCTTTATGTTGTTTGGCCGATGAAGGAGCTGGAGGCCGCCCGAATTACCCGGTTTTCCATTTCCGATGGCGAGAAGCCGTATTTAATAGCAGGCGTGGAATACGCGATCTTTTATGACAGCGATAAAGCATCGACAACCAAAGTGGTTGACTATACGGAGTATTCCATCGATAACGGCGGGATCTGGAGATATTTGCCCCGATCGGACGGCTCGAATAATTGCTTTCAAGGATGCATCAGGATGCCCATCGACCCGCAGATCACTTCGGCCCTAATCCGTGTCGGCGCCGACTTCATCCCGCTCATCGGGTCCAGGACTCACTCGGAAAAAACCGTCGGCCCCTACAAGATTCTGCAGCCTGCGGATCCGACGGATTTCACCGCGACTCCCGGCAATGACGGGACGATCACGTTGACATGGAACGACAATTCGAACATGGAATCGTCATACCGGATCATTCGCTACGGTCCCGACGGCACCAAACAATTTTATGCAAACAATACGACGGATCATATCGGTCCGCTGAGTTATGTCGATAATCAGACGGACAAAAGCAAAAGTACGATCTATGTGTACTCGTTATCTGCGGTGATCGATAAATACGAGCTGCCGGAAGATCTTCAGCCGGGGAGCTCCAACGTCATCGCCAAGAGCAAAGTGCCGATCAATCCTTTGGATAAATGGAAGCTTCCTTTGGACGTATCCGTCATTGTCCCATCTGACAACAAAAAGATCGACTATGTTTCCAAAATCGTAGAAAAGTATCCGATCATTGCTTCCGCGTTCGATAAATTGGACTTCAGCAGCCTCAAACTGAACAAAAATTCCATGGAGCTGAAACCGGGCGAAAGCGAAACGTTGTCGGCGTCGTTCAGTCCGGCAAATACGGCAAATCAAAAGATCAAATGGAGCAGCAGCAGCACCGGGGTCGCCGAAGTGGACGCAAACGGAAAAGTGACGGGCAAAAAGCAGGGCATTGCGAAAATCACGGTGGAAACGGAGAATGGAAGCCTTAGCGATGTTTGCACGGTACATGTGATTATGCCGGGCGAACCGCCTAAACCGCAGGGCGAAACATCGCCGGAACCGCCGGACAAATCGCCTGAGCCGCCGGCCGAGATGCCAATCTTTTCGGATATCGCTGGTCATAAAGCCGGTGCGGAAATTTCCGCTGCTGCCGCTCTCGGGTTCATCGGAGGTTATCCGGACGGCACGTTCCGTCCCGATGCGAATGTAACCCGCGCCGAGTTTGCGACGATGCTGATCAAGGCGCTGAAGCCGAAGGTTACAGTATCCGGCACGGAGATGACCTTCGCAGATTTGGACCAAATCGGGGTATGGGCGATCTCTTACGTGGCGGAGGCGGTGAAGCTGGAAATCATCAACGGCTACGAGGACTTTACGTTCCGGCCGAACGCGAACATCACCCATGCGGAAATGATTGCGATGGTCATACGAGCTTCCGGCCTCAAGACGGATAATGCGCAGCAAACCGGTCTCGCCGACGACGCGGAAATTCCGGGTTGGGCCAAACCTTCCGTCTCCAAAGCGATGGAGACCGGCATCATCATTGTCGGCGGCCTTCCGGACCGCAAGTTTTCCCCGCAGGCGATGTCCACCCGGGCAGAAGCCGCCTCGGCGATCGTCCGGATGCTGGAGGCCGGCAGGAAGAAGTAG